The following proteins are co-located in the Fructilactobacillus carniphilus genome:
- a CDS encoding 5' nucleotidase, NT5C type, with the protein MTATKPKLFLDMDNVMVETLPVLNELAKLPFTKPKPDQLTGIFRDLAPLPGVLASVPKLAEHYEMYVLSTAPWDNPSAWQDKLAWLQQYFGAGEDNPFYKRVIITHDKSLVHRTGGLLVDDRPYHGASAWVDPTVPSAWIQYGADERLQWKSELTNFLLAIAKEQEQGKALPDAITVANAHPNPYLVHGDLKDFEASNWE; encoded by the coding sequence ATGACAGCCACGAAACCAAAATTATTTTTAGACATGGATAACGTGATGGTAGAGACTCTTCCGGTCTTAAACGAGCTAGCTAAACTTCCGTTCACGAAGCCGAAGCCTGATCAGCTGACCGGTATTTTTCGGGATCTAGCGCCACTCCCAGGAGTGCTGGCCAGTGTACCGAAACTAGCCGAACATTACGAAATGTACGTGCTTTCGACGGCTCCTTGGGACAATCCGAGTGCTTGGCAGGATAAGCTGGCCTGGTTACAACAGTACTTCGGTGCTGGTGAGGACAATCCCTTTTACAAACGGGTGATCATCACGCACGACAAGAGTTTGGTGCACCGGACTGGTGGTCTACTAGTCGACGACCGGCCGTACCACGGCGCTAGCGCCTGGGTTGATCCTACAGTACCGAGTGCCTGGATTCAATACGGAGCGGATGAGCGGTTGCAATGGAAGAGTGAATTAACTAATTTCCTCTTAGCGATTGCGAAAGAGCAGGAACAGGGGAAAGCTCTCCCAGACGCCATTACGGTGGCTAATGCTCATCCGAACCCGTATCTGGTGCATGGTGATTTAAAAGACTTTGAAGCTTCAAATTGGGAATAA
- a CDS encoding catalase — MADKLTTEAGQPWANNEHSQTAGVRGPVLMQDYQLLEKLAHFNRERIPERVVHAKGAGAKGVFKLTHDMSKYTKADLFNGEGKETPLAIRFSQVAGEAGYPDTIRDVRGFAIKFYTQDGNYDIVGNNTPIFFVNDPLKFPDFIHSQKRDPKTHLRSNEMQWDFWSHSPESVHQVTYLMGDRGNPASYRTMNGYGSHTYKWVNQAGEVYWVKYHFISQQGVQNMTDETAAKAASEDTDYLMHDLYDAIEQKDYPSWKVYVQILPYQEGIDYPADIFDVTKVVSHHDYPLKEVGEFTLNENPTNYFDDVEELAFSPANLVPGIEASPDKLLQGRLFAYKDAERYRLGANYEQLKINRPVNEVHNYERDGFMAYNQGSDVNYEPNSKNGPVEDPHASITPEQLSGATGAYRPYDQDYYSQAGALYRLMSPAEKDRLIKTIKNGLGSFDNHEIQVLETKQFYQADPEYGTRVADALGLDLAEIKE; from the coding sequence ATGGCAGACAAGTTAACGACCGAAGCAGGTCAACCGTGGGCCAATAACGAACACTCCCAAACGGCCGGAGTGCGTGGCCCCGTTTTAATGCAGGATTACCAACTCCTAGAAAAGTTGGCGCACTTTAACCGGGAACGGATTCCAGAACGGGTCGTGCACGCTAAGGGCGCTGGAGCCAAGGGAGTCTTTAAACTGACTCACGACATGAGCAAGTACACGAAGGCAGATTTGTTTAACGGGGAAGGCAAGGAAACGCCGCTAGCAATTCGGTTCTCCCAAGTGGCCGGAGAAGCCGGTTATCCCGACACCATCCGGGACGTCCGGGGCTTTGCCATTAAGTTCTACACTCAGGACGGAAACTACGACATTGTCGGCAATAACACGCCGATTTTCTTCGTGAACGATCCGTTGAAGTTCCCGGACTTCATTCATTCGCAAAAGCGGGATCCGAAAACCCACCTGCGGAGTAACGAAATGCAATGGGACTTCTGGTCTCACTCACCCGAATCAGTGCACCAAGTGACCTACCTGATGGGTGACCGGGGCAATCCCGCTAGTTACCGGACCATGAACGGATACGGTAGCCACACCTATAAGTGGGTTAACCAAGCTGGTGAAGTCTACTGGGTTAAGTACCACTTCATTAGCCAACAAGGGGTCCAAAACATGACCGACGAAACGGCTGCCAAGGCTGCTTCTGAAGACACGGACTACTTGATGCATGACCTCTACGACGCCATTGAACAAAAGGATTATCCATCCTGGAAGGTTTACGTCCAAATCTTGCCTTACCAAGAAGGAATTGACTATCCCGCTGACATCTTTGACGTAACCAAGGTTGTTTCCCACCACGATTACCCATTGAAAGAAGTCGGAGAATTTACGTTAAACGAAAATCCCACTAACTACTTTGATGACGTGGAAGAACTAGCCTTTTCACCAGCCAACCTGGTGCCCGGGATCGAAGCTTCCCCAGATAAGTTACTGCAAGGTCGGCTCTTTGCCTACAAGGATGCCGAACGATACCGTTTAGGGGCTAACTACGAACAATTGAAGATTAACCGGCCCGTCAACGAAGTGCATAACTACGAACGAGACGGGTTCATGGCGTACAATCAGGGTAGTGACGTCAACTACGAACCGAACAGTAAGAACGGTCCGGTCGAAGATCCGCACGCTTCGATTACGCCGGAACAATTATCCGGGGCAACGGGGGCTTATCGGCCGTACGACCAGGATTACTACTCCCAAGCCGGTGCTTTATACCGCCTGATGAGTCCAGCGGAAAAAGATCGTTTAATTAAAACGATTAAGAACGGGTTAGGTTCCTTTGATAATCACGAAATTCAAGTCTTAGAAACCAAGCAGTTCTATCAGGCTGATCCTGAATACGGAACGCGGGTGGCAGACGCACTCGGGTTAGATTTAGCAGAAATCAAAGAATAA
- a CDS encoding NADPH-dependent FMN reductase, translating into MTTIDIILGSSRINAEGHKLFHYLENHASDWVNPGQVTLRFMDIATYQLPLFNEDESPMDNPHRQLTENEQRWLDDLKQADGYVILTPEYNHSLPAALKNGLDYVAYEMQGKPVRILTYAPSARGGQFAFLALLPTLNQLGCFVLPKPTIIGRITQNFTVAGEMPIDAPAVARYPERLKRMVREIAFYGQLFVEHPFEG; encoded by the coding sequence ATGACCACCATTGACATTATCTTAGGCAGCTCCCGCATCAACGCGGAGGGCCACAAACTTTTTCACTACTTAGAAAACCACGCTTCAGACTGGGTTAATCCAGGCCAAGTTACCCTGCGTTTCATGGACATTGCCACTTACCAACTGCCGCTCTTTAACGAGGACGAGTCTCCGATGGATAATCCCCACCGCCAACTAACGGAAAACGAACAGCGCTGGCTGGACGATTTAAAGCAAGCAGACGGCTACGTCATTTTAACTCCGGAATACAATCATTCCCTACCAGCCGCTTTGAAAAACGGCCTCGACTACGTGGCCTATGAAATGCAGGGCAAACCCGTCCGCATTCTTACCTACGCCCCTAGTGCCCGGGGCGGTCAATTTGCCTTCCTGGCCTTGCTGCCCACGTTAAATCAACTGGGCTGTTTCGTGTTGCCCAAACCGACGATCATCGGCCGGATTACCCAGAATTTTACGGTCGCAGGCGAAATGCCCATTGATGCGCCGGCTGTGGCTCGCTATCCGGAACGGTTGAAACGGATGGTGCGAGAAATTGCTTTTTATGGACAGTTGTTTGTGGAACATCCGTTTGAAGGATAA
- a CDS encoding cadmium resistance transporter, whose protein sequence is MLDTILNAIAYYVSTNMDYILVLVLLIHANHEDGPVLAGDIMGTNVLILIPMVLALLVGAITQTWMIGFLGLFPLYFGIQALFFPGSGNQMNESDHDSKWKSALHTAVITVTACGADNIAVYIPLFVHQSVSHLITIYVVMVLMAILFFFIALVISKDRHLEAILNRYGRYLSGIIYIYLGFSVLLGSGTIQHFFK, encoded by the coding sequence ATGCTGGATACAATTTTGAACGCCATTGCGTACTACGTTTCGACCAACATGGATTACATTCTGGTGCTAGTGTTGTTGATTCACGCGAACCACGAGGACGGACCGGTGCTTGCCGGCGATATCATGGGGACCAACGTGTTAATCTTGATTCCGATGGTCTTAGCGCTGCTGGTTGGAGCCATTACGCAAACCTGGATGATCGGATTTTTGGGCTTATTTCCGCTGTACTTCGGGATTCAAGCTCTCTTCTTTCCGGGTTCCGGCAACCAGATGAATGAGTCCGACCATGACTCAAAGTGGAAATCAGCGTTGCATACGGCGGTGATTACCGTGACTGCCTGTGGAGCCGATAACATTGCGGTTTACATCCCGCTGTTTGTCCACCAATCGGTAAGTCACTTAATCACCATTTACGTGGTGATGGTTTTGATGGCAATCCTATTCTTCTTCATTGCGTTAGTTATCAGTAAGGATCGACATTTGGAGGCTATTTTGAATCGCTATGGTCGCTATCTCTCGGGAATCATTTACATTTATCTTGGGTTCTCCGTGTTGCTTGGGAGCGGGACGATTCAACATTTTTTTAAATAA
- a CDS encoding MFS transporter: MHFKHFKHFKHFKQFTKYQKRVSLSTGIGFVLERMDSAFIGLALASIIATLHITKAEGGLIPSITAIGSLFGGIGFGILADKFGRVKTLSWSIFIYALGTAGMGLTNSFFMLCVFRIIIGIGTSGEYGIALTMLSEAFAKKYMGRISSAAGVAGQLGAVLASLLAAFIIPHYGWHLLFFIGILPVILAWFIRFHLPESETFTHNHELAKTSEKIHLGDVWSLFSTPHEAFLSLRIIIMFLIHIAGYTTVMNWLPTIAQERMHVNVASSSIWMVFTIIGMAAGIAVFGYMQDRFGSRLAFGIYLLGSAASVYLLIMAQTKLEFVAAGTIVGFLTDGMYSGYGAVVSSLYPSKNRATANNTIMSIAKTIGTFTPVLIGFIMDVSTITMVVIFMSCCYVVSFVVMMSIKQLKKGHPRYAKNN; encoded by the coding sequence ATGCACTTTAAGCACTTTAAGCACTTTAAGCACTTTAAGCAGTTTACGAAGTACCAAAAACGGGTGTCCCTGTCCACAGGAATTGGGTTCGTCTTAGAACGAATGGATTCCGCCTTTATCGGGTTAGCCCTAGCATCCATCATTGCGACCTTACATATTACCAAGGCCGAAGGGGGCTTAATCCCGTCCATTACTGCCATCGGGTCCCTCTTTGGAGGCATCGGCTTTGGAATCCTCGCCGATAAATTTGGCCGGGTCAAAACGTTAAGTTGGTCAATTTTTATCTATGCGCTTGGAACCGCCGGCATGGGACTGACCAACTCCTTCTTCATGCTCTGTGTCTTCCGAATCATCATCGGAATCGGGACCAGTGGTGAATATGGAATTGCCTTAACCATGCTGAGCGAAGCCTTTGCTAAAAAATACATGGGCCGAATTTCCTCTGCTGCCGGAGTGGCCGGACAACTAGGAGCCGTGCTGGCATCGTTACTAGCCGCCTTCATCATCCCCCACTACGGTTGGCATTTACTCTTCTTCATCGGGATTTTACCCGTTATTCTAGCCTGGTTCATCCGCTTCCACTTACCCGAAAGTGAAACGTTTACTCACAACCACGAATTAGCCAAAACCAGTGAAAAAATTCACCTTGGTGACGTGTGGTCCCTCTTTTCAACCCCTCACGAAGCCTTTTTATCCCTGCGGATTATCATCATGTTCCTGATTCACATTGCCGGTTACACAACCGTCATGAACTGGTTACCGACCATTGCCCAGGAACGAATGCACGTCAACGTGGCTAGTTCTTCAATCTGGATGGTCTTTACCATTATCGGAATGGCCGCCGGAATCGCCGTGTTTGGTTACATGCAAGACCGGTTCGGCAGTCGGTTAGCCTTTGGGATCTACCTGCTAGGTTCCGCTGCTTCCGTTTACCTCCTAATCATGGCACAAACTAAACTTGAATTTGTGGCCGCCGGAACGATCGTTGGTTTTCTCACCGACGGGATGTATAGTGGATATGGAGCCGTCGTTAGCAGCCTCTACCCCAGCAAAAACCGGGCCACGGCTAACAACACCATTATGTCGATTGCCAAGACGATTGGAACGTTTACGCCCGTATTAATAGGATTCATCATGGACGTTTCCACCATCACGATGGTCGTAATCTTCATGAGCTGCTGCTACGTAGTCAGCTTCGTTGTCATGATGTCAATTAAACAACTAAAGAAGGGTCATCCACGTTATGCCAAAAACAATTAA
- a CDS encoding bifunctional metallophosphatase/5'-nucleotidase, giving the protein MPKTIKLLSTSDVHGYVYPTNYSTKDNYTGIGLLKAGTIIKQAREQAAADEIVLAVENGDLIQGSPLTSYLAEQPDTPKDYLTGITNQIGYDAGVLGNHEFNYGIDYILAAEAKRNYPILSANITGAKHEHIADAPYQIIEKQGVKIAILGLTTAFVPNWEMAENIQGLTFNSILETAQALVPQLRQQADVVIVAYHGGLEADPETGEPTEKETVENEGYRLLTTVPGIDALITGHQHRELAGIINHVPFTQPGVRGSNVGQITLTLDDDHHVINGTSQLLKTADVAIDKSLLPDPQVENQVQAWLEEPVGTVTGADLRIHDHLQARLHGHPYLALINQVQMEALGTDISGTALFNNEITGLSPSVSMREIISNYSYPNTAFSERITGKEMRAALEQNAKFFTVRDGQIVINDEFVKPKLQLYNYDVYSGVDYEFDISQPVGHRVTKLNYHGQPVTDDQELVVAMNNYRAIGGGDYQMFSIDKVIKQTSETIPNLMIKYLQEHDPYHATEPNNFRVRASELEKN; this is encoded by the coding sequence ATGCCAAAAACAATTAAACTGCTTTCCACGAGTGACGTGCATGGGTACGTCTACCCCACGAATTACAGCACCAAGGATAACTATACTGGGATTGGTTTGTTAAAAGCCGGTACCATCATCAAACAAGCCCGAGAACAAGCCGCAGCAGACGAAATCGTCCTGGCCGTTGAAAACGGAGATTTGATTCAGGGCTCACCACTAACGAGCTACCTCGCCGAACAACCAGACACCCCTAAGGATTATCTGACAGGAATCACTAACCAGATTGGCTACGATGCCGGAGTACTCGGAAACCACGAATTTAACTACGGAATCGACTACATTCTGGCTGCGGAAGCCAAACGCAACTACCCGATTTTAAGCGCCAACATTACGGGTGCCAAACACGAACACATTGCTGACGCTCCCTACCAAATTATTGAAAAACAAGGCGTCAAAATTGCTATCCTGGGGTTAACCACCGCCTTTGTCCCGAACTGGGAAATGGCTGAGAACATTCAGGGATTAACCTTTAATTCGATTTTAGAAACCGCTCAAGCACTGGTTCCCCAACTACGCCAGCAAGCGGACGTCGTTATCGTGGCTTACCACGGTGGGTTAGAAGCAGATCCAGAAACCGGCGAACCAACGGAAAAGGAAACGGTTGAAAACGAAGGTTACCGCCTCCTCACCACCGTTCCTGGCATTGACGCTTTGATTACCGGGCACCAACACCGGGAACTGGCGGGAATCATTAATCACGTACCGTTTACGCAACCCGGTGTGCGGGGTAGTAATGTCGGGCAAATCACCCTAACCCTGGATGATGATCATCACGTAATCAATGGGACGAGCCAGCTCTTAAAAACCGCAGACGTTGCCATTGATAAATCATTACTGCCTGATCCACAGGTCGAAAACCAAGTTCAAGCGTGGCTCGAGGAACCGGTAGGCACCGTTACGGGGGCCGATTTACGCATCCACGATCACTTGCAAGCCCGGTTGCATGGTCATCCTTACCTGGCTTTAATTAATCAAGTCCAGATGGAAGCTCTGGGGACCGATATTTCGGGAACTGCGTTATTTAACAATGAAATCACCGGACTGAGTCCAAGCGTTTCCATGCGCGAAATCATCAGTAACTACTCGTATCCAAACACCGCTTTTTCCGAACGGATTACCGGCAAAGAAATGCGGGCTGCCTTGGAGCAAAACGCTAAGTTCTTCACGGTTCGTGACGGTCAAATTGTCATCAACGACGAGTTTGTAAAACCCAAGTTGCAACTCTATAACTACGACGTTTACAGTGGGGTTGACTACGAATTTGATATTTCCCAGCCCGTCGGTCACCGAGTAACCAAACTCAATTATCACGGCCAACCGGTAACTGATGACCAAGAATTAGTGGTCGCCATGAACAACTATCGAGCCATCGGGGGCGGCGATTACCAAATGTTTTCCATTGATAAGGTTATCAAGCAAACCAGTGAAACCATTCCCAATTTAATGATTAAATATCTCCAAGAGCATGATCCTTACCACGCGACGGAACCGAATAATTTCCGGGTCCGGGCGAGTGAATTAGAAAAGAATTAA
- a CDS encoding type II toxin-antitoxin system PemK/MazF family toxin, whose amino-acid sequence MYVPVKGDIVELDFNPSSGEEIRKRRPALVISTKKYSELTDLAFVCPITHADHNRLREMGLLIPVNNADVSGYINPLQCHTFDYRARHMEIIGRASPVVLAQVVHVINEIVNAKEI is encoded by the coding sequence ATGTACGTTCCAGTGAAAGGGGACATTGTGGAACTCGATTTTAATCCGAGTTCAGGCGAGGAAATTCGCAAACGCCGTCCCGCGTTGGTCATCAGTACGAAAAAATACAGTGAACTCACGGACCTAGCCTTTGTGTGTCCCATTACCCACGCGGACCACAACCGGTTACGCGAAATGGGGCTTTTAATCCCAGTTAATAATGCGGACGTGAGTGGGTACATTAATCCGCTGCAGTGTCATACGTTTGATTACCGAGCCCGGCACATGGAAATCATTGGACGGGCGAGTCCCGTCGTGTTAGCTCAGGTGGTTCATGTGATTAACGAGATTGTGAATGCTAAAGAAATTTAG
- the mazE gene encoding type II toxin-antitoxin system PemI/MazE family antitoxin, protein MAVKLRKVGDARVLTVPQAVVAKVGTTFTVKQTADGSIVYTPERANPFEGDWFHHDLKQTDVTTGINEFLDNEWSYSTKKD, encoded by the coding sequence ATGGCAGTTAAGCTACGAAAAGTCGGGGACGCTCGGGTCTTAACCGTGCCCCAAGCAGTAGTCGCTAAGGTTGGGACGACGTTTACGGTGAAGCAAACGGCGGATGGTTCGATTGTATACACGCCAGAACGAGCTAATCCGTTTGAGGGTGATTGGTTTCACCACGATTTGAAGCAAACGGACGTCACCACGGGAATTAACGAATTTTTGGATAACGAATGGAGTTATTCCACTAAAAAAGATTAA
- the carB gene encoding carbamoyl-phosphate synthase large subunit codes for MPQITDVKKIMVIGSGPIIIGQAAEFDYSGTQACLALKELGYEVVLVNSNPATIMTDREVADEVYIEPLTLEFVARVLRKERPDAILPTLGGQQGLNMAKELSDAGILDELQIQLLGTDLAAINEAEDREQFRDLMQELGEPVPESTIATTTEQALAFADQHGYPVIVRPAFTMGGTGGGIAHNEEQLQEIAANGLDLSPVTQVLIEQSIAGYKEIEFEVMRDHADNAMVVCNMENFDPVGIHTGDSIVFAPTQTLSDDEVQMLRDAALRIIRALKIEGGCNVQLALDPNSMHYYVIEVNPRVSRSSALASKATGYPIARIAAKIAVGLNLDEIMNPVTGTTYAEFEPALDYVVCKIPRWPFDKFTQADRHLGTQMKATGEVMSIDRTVEGSILKAVRSLDIDQKDLANPELSQLSQVELEEGLVHAHDDRLFYLYEALRRGYTIDQLADLTKIHIFFLDKLLHIFEISRELAAQPGDLATLKTAKRYGFSDETIAQLWNSDADAIREQRLENGLVPVYKMVDTCAGEFESKTPYFYSTYEWENESEVSAKPSVLVLGSGPIRIGQGVEFDYATVHSVEAIKKAGYEAIIMNNNPETVSTDASISDKLYFEPLTVEEVLNVIDLEQPLGVVVQFGGQTAINLAEPLAEHDVRVLGTSVNDVNRAEDRDEFDRVIKKLGIPQPVGGTATDPEAALQIADEIGYPVLVRPSYVLGGRAMEIVRRREDLENYMKNAVRVSHDHPVLIDQYLTGKECEVDAISDGETVLIPGIMEHIERAGVHSGDSMAVYPSQTLSNHVKDQIVAYTEQLALELNCVGLMNIQFVVHNDQAYVIEVNPRASRTVPFLSKVTGIPMAQVATRAILGESLASQGYQSGLAPESKLVHVKAPVFSFSKLNDVDTLLGPEMKSTGEVMGSDRTFPKALYKAFEAAKLHVPNHGRVLLTVKDDDKEETAQLAHRFADLGYQILATPGTAKFFSEHQIPVQEVGKVGEDHDLLEMLLGKQIQMVVNTVSNTQGSERDGAMIRSAAIADGVPLFTSLDTVSAILQMLEDQSFTTQSL; via the coding sequence ATGCCACAAATAACTGACGTGAAAAAAATCATGGTAATTGGTTCCGGACCGATTATCATCGGGCAAGCAGCCGAATTTGACTACTCGGGAACCCAGGCCTGCTTAGCTTTAAAAGAATTGGGTTACGAAGTAGTGCTGGTAAACTCTAACCCAGCTACGATCATGACGGACCGGGAAGTAGCTGATGAAGTTTACATTGAACCCCTGACCCTAGAATTTGTGGCCCGGGTGCTGCGAAAAGAACGTCCGGACGCCATCTTACCCACTTTAGGGGGCCAACAAGGTTTGAACATGGCTAAGGAACTTTCTGATGCTGGGATTCTGGACGAACTCCAGATTCAACTGTTGGGAACGGACTTGGCTGCCATTAACGAAGCCGAAGACCGGGAACAATTTCGTGATTTGATGCAAGAATTAGGGGAACCAGTTCCCGAATCAACGATTGCCACGACCACGGAACAAGCCTTGGCCTTTGCGGACCAGCACGGGTATCCGGTGATTGTTCGGCCTGCTTTTACGATGGGCGGGACCGGGGGTGGAATCGCTCACAACGAGGAACAACTCCAAGAAATTGCGGCTAACGGATTAGATCTCTCGCCCGTCACCCAAGTTTTAATCGAACAAAGCATCGCGGGCTACAAGGAAATTGAATTTGAAGTAATGCGGGACCACGCTGATAACGCGATGGTGGTCTGCAACATGGAAAACTTTGATCCGGTGGGAATTCATACCGGTGATTCAATTGTGTTTGCCCCAACGCAAACCCTCTCAGACGACGAAGTGCAGATGTTGCGGGATGCCGCATTGCGGATCATTCGGGCTCTGAAGATTGAAGGGGGCTGTAACGTTCAGCTCGCCCTCGATCCCAACAGCATGCACTACTACGTCATCGAAGTGAATCCGAGGGTTAGTCGTTCGAGTGCGCTCGCTTCCAAGGCAACTGGTTATCCGATTGCCCGGATTGCCGCTAAAATTGCGGTAGGCCTGAACCTCGATGAAATCATGAACCCCGTGACCGGCACGACGTATGCCGAATTTGAACCAGCCTTAGACTACGTGGTTTGTAAGATTCCGCGGTGGCCGTTTGATAAATTTACCCAAGCCGATCGCCACCTAGGCACGCAGATGAAGGCCACCGGGGAAGTCATGTCAATTGACCGGACGGTGGAAGGGTCGATTTTGAAGGCCGTGCGTTCCTTAGACATTGATCAAAAGGACCTAGCTAATCCTGAGTTATCCCAGTTAAGTCAGGTGGAATTAGAAGAAGGATTGGTTCATGCTCACGACGACCGCCTCTTTTACCTCTACGAAGCCTTACGGCGGGGGTACACCATTGACCAACTAGCTGATTTAACCAAGATTCACATCTTCTTTTTGGACAAGTTATTGCACATCTTTGAAATTAGTCGGGAACTGGCTGCACAGCCTGGCGACCTTGCTACCTTAAAAACAGCCAAACGATACGGTTTTTCCGACGAAACGATTGCCCAGCTATGGAACAGTGATGCTGATGCCATTCGGGAACAACGCTTAGAAAATGGCTTAGTTCCGGTTTATAAAATGGTGGATACGTGTGCCGGGGAATTTGAATCCAAGACGCCGTACTTCTACAGTACCTATGAATGGGAAAACGAGAGCGAAGTTAGTGCTAAACCGTCCGTGCTCGTCCTCGGTTCCGGTCCGATTCGGATTGGGCAGGGGGTGGAATTTGACTACGCCACGGTGCACTCCGTAGAAGCCATCAAGAAGGCTGGCTACGAAGCCATCATTATGAACAACAACCCAGAAACCGTTTCGACGGATGCTTCCATTTCCGACAAACTGTACTTTGAACCACTGACGGTCGAAGAAGTGTTAAACGTGATTGACCTCGAACAACCGCTCGGCGTGGTGGTGCAATTCGGGGGGCAAACGGCCATTAACCTAGCCGAACCACTGGCTGAACACGACGTTAGAGTCTTAGGAACCAGCGTGAACGATGTGAACCGGGCTGAAGATCGGGATGAATTCGATCGGGTGATTAAAAAATTGGGAATTCCCCAACCAGTCGGGGGAACTGCTACGGATCCAGAAGCGGCATTACAAATTGCTGACGAAATTGGCTATCCCGTGTTAGTGCGTCCAAGTTACGTGCTGGGGGGTCGGGCCATGGAAATCGTGCGGCGTCGGGAAGACCTCGAAAACTACATGAAAAATGCCGTGCGGGTTTCCCACGACCATCCTGTATTGATTGACCAATACTTGACCGGAAAAGAATGTGAAGTGGATGCCATTAGTGACGGCGAAACGGTGCTGATTCCGGGAATCATGGAACACATTGAACGGGCCGGGGTTCACTCCGGAGACTCGATGGCCGTTTACCCGTCCCAGACGTTGTCTAACCACGTCAAGGACCAAATTGTAGCGTACACGGAACAACTAGCGCTGGAACTGAACTGTGTGGGTCTAATGAACATCCAGTTTGTAGTTCACAATGACCAAGCCTACGTAATTGAAGTGAACCCACGGGCCAGCCGGACGGTTCCGTTCCTGAGCAAGGTGACGGGTATTCCAATGGCGCAAGTGGCTACCAGAGCTATTCTGGGCGAAAGTTTAGCCAGTCAGGGGTATCAATCCGGATTGGCTCCAGAAAGCAAACTAGTGCACGTTAAGGCACCGGTCTTCTCTTTCTCGAAGCTCAACGACGTTGATACATTGCTGGGACCCGAAATGAAGTCAACCGGGGAAGTCATGGGATCCGATCGGACCTTCCCGAAGGCCTTGTACAAAGCCTTTGAAGCTGCTAAACTGCACGTTCCCAACCACGGCCGAGTCTTATTGACCGTCAAGGATGATGATAAGGAAGAAACGGCCCAACTGGCGCACCGGTTTGCGGACCTCGGTTACCAGATTTTGGCCACGCCTGGAACGGCGAAGTTCTTTTCCGAACATCAAATTCCAGTTCAAGAAGTGGGGAAGGTCGGCGAAGACCATGACCTGCTAGAAATGTTGTTAGGCAAACAAATTCAGATGGTGGTCAATACGGTTTCCAATACGCAGGGAAGCGAACGGGACGGCGCCATGATCCGGAGCGCAGCCATTGCCGATGGCGTGCCGTTGTTTACCTCACTGGATACGGTCTCCGCCATCTTACAAATGTTAGAAGATCAGTCGTTTACGACCCAGAGTTTGTAG